The Clostridia bacterium DNA window TACGCGCATATTATTTATAAAGATGGGCAAATTCTCGTTTATCAGCCTGAACGCCACGGCGGTGGATTTTTTTTCGGCAGTGTACATATTCATGCGGTTCGTGTTAAAGCCCGTAAAATACGTCGTAAAGCTCTTGAAGCTTTCGTCAAAATACAGATCCGGGGCGTTTTTTTCTATCCACCCTTCAAGCTCTTTTTGTATAAGCTCTTTTTTGTTGAGTTGCTTATATTTTTTATTGTCGGTGAACGACGCAGCGATTTCCTTTCTCAAGGCAATTTTGACTGCGTCAAACGATATTTTCCATTTTTCTTCTTTGCGCTCGTCGGCAGACGACGTGTAAAGCCGATAAAAGGATTCGAGATTGCTCAGCGTAACGTTTGAGAGACATTCGTCTATAAAGCTTTTATGGTACTCGTCGATGGTCTTTTTCATTTTTTTATAGCTTTCGGCCAGGGCTTCGTCTTCGTCGAGCACATGGCGGGCTTCGATGTATTTTTGGGTCTCAGCAATGGGGATAAGGGCAAAGCGCAGTGTTTTGCTTTGCGGATATTTGCGGGTAAACTCGTTTAACGTCATAATTATAGATCCTCCTTTGATAATACTTACGTATACAATTAACGGTAAATCCGGCTTATCTTAATTTAAATTTTATTGTGTTATGTTATTGATGTCAAGCATTTTTAACAAAAAGTGTAAAAAGCGTCTGCTGCATAAGTGCGGCAAACGCTTTTGGGAACGTTGTTTACGGGCGTATTAAAAAAACCACATAACACAAATCTACAATAGTAGAAATTATAAATATATTATACCGCGCTTTTTTCGCATTTTCAACACCACATATCTGGCCAAATCAAAATCCCTTATGATCCGTTTCATTCAGCGATCCGCGTTTCTCACACGGCGGTCAAAACTCCCTCGCCGCGTTGACTTCTCTGGCGCTAAACGGTATAATTTTCTTGATAGGTCGTCTTTGGCCGAACAATTAAAAAGGCAAAGAAAAGGGACGTGACTGCGATGAAAAAGCTGATAAAATTATTGGGCGCCGTCTGTTTTATTGCCGCGCTGAGTGCGGCGATCACGGCGTCGGCATCTGCCGCGGACTTGATCGACAGCGGCTTTTGCAGCTGGGATTACGAAACCGGAGAGTGGACGACGGACGTTTCATGGTCGCTGTCTTATGACGGCGTGCTGACAATAAGCGGCTCGGGCGATGTGCGCGGTTATATGGATCCGGGCACATGGCCGTGGGACGCATACCATAAGGATATAAGATCGGTAGTAATAAAGCAGGGCGTAAAGAGCATAGGAGTTATATTTATGGAGCCGGAGGGAGAAGATTATTACACGGGCCTTACGTCGGTCTCGCTCCCCGCGTCGCTTGACTACGATATAGCGGATGAGGCAAGCGCCGGCTTTCGCCCGTTTCGGGGCTGCCCCAATCTGAAAGAGATAAGCATAAATCCCATGAACAGAGACTTCGCCTCTGTGGACGGCGTTGTATACGACAAGGGAAAAACCTCGCTCTATCTGTGCCCGGCGGGAAAGGAGAGCGTAAGTATTCCCGCAACGGTTAAGTCCATTCATTTTTATGCGTTTGAGGGCAACGATCACCTTACCAGCCTAACCATACCCGACAGTGTGGAGACCATATACGGCCGGGCGTTCAAGGACTGCACCGCCCTTGAGAGCATAAAGATAGGAAAAGGACTTAAAACGTTCTACAATTCGCCTTTTGAGAATATGCCGAGTCTTAAAAGCATCGCAGTTGATGAGGGGAACACGAAGTTTTCCTCGCTCGACAACGTGATATACAATAAGGACAAAACGGCTGTTATATATTGCCCCGAGACAATAACGACCCTCAGACTGCCCGCGACGCTCACACAGGAGCCGTCGATCGATAATACGAATATAGAACGCTTTGAGATAGACGAGGCAAACGAGACGTTTTCTGTCGCCGACGGCATCGTTTACAGCAAGGACATGAAAAAGATAGTGCGCTGTCCCGTTAAAAGAAAGGGCGAGGTCGCGATACCTAAGGGGGTAACGGAGATAGGCGAGAGCTGCTTTTCGGAGTGCGGCGAGATTACTGCCGTTCTGATCCCGGACAGCGTAAATGAGATAGGCTATTCGGCCTTTGAGAACATGAGCGCGCTTGAGAGCATAGTGATACCCGACGGGATAACGAAGATAGGCGGCTGGTTCGGAAGATGCACAAGCCTTAAGACGATAACCGTTCCGGCAAGCGTTTCGCAGTTCGGGTATGCCGCGTTCATGTGGTGCGACAGCCTGACGGACGTTTATTTTTTGGGAGACGCCGAGGCGTGGGAGGCGCTTACGGAGGATCTTAGCCCGAGCGCAGACGCGAATCTTTTGAACGCCCGCGTTCACTTTGCGGCGGACGAGATAAGGGATACGCCCGTAGGAAATATAAAGCTTGAAAAAACAGACGCCGGAAGCTGCGTGACCCTGACCGTTGATTTCTATAACGGAAGCGCCGCGGCCAAGGCCTGCGTAGCCCTATATGACGAAAGCGGCCGCATGACGGATGCGGCGCTCGTGACGCTGCCGCAAAACGGCGCCGTGACAAAGACCGTAAAAAGCGCGTCGGACGTGCGCGAGGCGAAGGTGTTCGTTCTGGACGGCGCGTTTCTGCCGCTTTATGAACATTCCGAAGCCGCCCTGACCGACTGACAAAGCCGCATCGAGAGTCAAAAATTATAACGGAGAGCCGTTTATCCGCGCCGGTAAGCGGCTCTTTTTATGATTTTGGAGTATGCGGACGAACATGTTTTTTGTCGCCCGTCAAATCAAGATCCTGCATAATTCGAGAAAACTTACAGATACTACACTTGAAACGTCGGTTTTAAAATGTATTATTGGAGGAAAATATGAAGGCAACGGGTATCGTAAGACGGATAGACGACTTAGGCCGCATCGTTATACCAAAGGAGATAAGGCGCACGCTTCGCATACGCGAGGGCGATCCGCTTGAAATATTCACCGAAAAGGACGGCGAAGTAATATTTAAAAAATACTCGCCGATAGGCGAGCTTGCGCCGTATGCGCTTGAATACGCCGAAACGCTTGCAAGGTTTCTTAACTGCGCATGCGCCGTGTGCGACCGCGACAACATCGTGGCGGCGGCGGGTCCGGCGAAGCGGGATATTATAGACCGCCGCGTCTCCGGCGCGCTTGAGGAGTTTATGAGCCAGAACAGAACGTACAGGCGGGAGCGCACGGATGAGAGACTGCCGGTATGCGACGCGTCGGATAAATACTGCGTCGCCGCAGCCGCGCCCATATGCACCATGGGCGACGTGATAGGCGCAGTCCTTATGATCGCGTCGGACGACAAGGAAACGCCCGACGATACGGATCACAAGGTGATCTGCGCGGCTGCGGGCTTTATTTCGAGGCATATGGAGAGTTAGACGGTAAAAATATTCGTTTTATGCATAAAAAGACGCTAAAAAGGCTTGCAATTTGGTTTTTTGTGTGTTAAAATGCCAATAAAGATAGTAGTAGTCAAAGAGTGGGTCGTTCCCGCTCTTTGTTTTTGTAACAGAAATTTTCGGACGGTGCAGCTTGAAGAAAGATCAAGGTAAAAAAAATATAGCAAAAACAGTTGAAGCGTGGGCTTCGCCTATTGCAGAGTCTTTGGGGCTTTATGTGTGGGATGCGGAGTTTAAAAAGGAAGGCGCGGATTGGTTTTTGCGCGTATATATCGATTCAAACGAGCGAGGCATATCTACGGACGACTGTGAGGCCGTGAGCCGTGCGCTTGAAGAGATACTTGACCGCGAGGACCCGATAGAACAGGCGTATTTCCTTGAAATATCCTCTCCCGGTATAGAGCGTGTGCTTTCGCGTCCCGGGCATTTTATGAAATATATCGGACACGACGTAAGCGTAAAGCTTTATTCCCCGATAAACGGCCGAAAGGCGTTTACGGGCACGCTCCTTTCGTATGACGACGGCACGGTCACGGTCCGTGCAGGCGACGAGGAGATAAGCTTTGACGTTTCAAAGGCGGCCCAGATAAAGCTTGACATAATATTCTAAGTAAAAGATCACGGGGGAAAATCATGAACAGCGAGTTTTTTGACGCCTTAGACATGCTTGAAAAAGAAAAAGGCATAAAAAAATCTTATATGCTTGAAAAGGTACATGCCGCGCTTACGAGCGCATTTAAAAGAGACTTCGGCTCGGATAACGTAGTAATAGTTTTGGACGATGAGAAAAAGGAAGTCAAAATGTACGCCTCTAAGGAGGTAGTGGAGGAAGTGGAAAACCCGTCCACACAGATAAGCGTGGAGGATGCGCAGCTCATCGCCAAAAAATACGGCGTGGGCGACACGGTGCAGATAGAGATAAAACCGAAGAATTTCGGCCGCATCGCCACCGGCGCGGCAAAGCAGGTAATAATTCAGGGCATACGCGAGGCGGAGAGAAGCATGGTGTACGACCAGTTCGCGAACAACGAGCATCAGGTGCTTACCGCCGTAGTAAATAAGATAGATCCGAAAAACGGCAACGCCACCATAGAGCTTAAAAAGACGGAAACGCTTCTTTTAAAGTCGGAGCAGATACCGGGAGAGGTATTGCGGGAAAATCAGCGCATAAAGGTATATGTGATAGAAGTTAAGCGCGCAGCAAAGGGCCCCGTCGTTGCAGTTTCGCGCACGCATCCCGGCCTTGTAAAGCATCTTTTCGAGCTTGAGGTGCCCGAGATATACGACGGTACCGTGGAGATAAAGAGCGTTTCGCGCGAGGCGGGCAGCCGCACTAAGATAGCCGTGCTTTCGCACGATGAAAACGTGGACCCGATAGGCACCTGCGTGGGACCGAAGGGAACGAGAGTGGCGAATATAGTTGACGAACTGGGCGGCGAAAAAATAGATATAATAAAGTATTCCGACAATACAGACGAGTATATTGCAAGCGCGCTTGCTCCGGCGAAGGTGCTCTCCGTAGGCGTGGACGCCGAAGCGAAAAGCTGTCAGGTAATAGTACCGGACGACCAGCTGAGCCTTGCAATAGGCAAGGAGGGACAGAACGCCCGCCTTGCGGCTAAGCTTACCGGATGGAAGATAGATATAAAACCTTTGAGCGCTATAAGAGAAAAGTATAAAGATGAGCTTAACTTTTAAGCTTTGAAGGAAAAATATATGAAGACGAAAAAAATCCCGCTTCGCATGTGTCTCGGCTGCGGCGAAATGAAGCCGAAGCGCGAGCTTATCCGCGTCGTTAAGAATAAGGACGGCGAGCTGTTTTTGGACCTCACCGGCAAACAGAACGGACGCGGCGCCTATATATGTAAGAACGCCGAATGTTTTGCAAAAGCAAAAAAGGCGCGCCGCTTTGAGCATAAGCTCGAAGCCGCAATACCCGAAGAGGTATACGAGCGCTTGCAGCGCGAGCTTTCGCAGGAATAAAAAGGAGACCTGCCATGAGCGATAAACTGATTGGATTTATATCGATCGGCATGAAAGCGGGCGCATATACGTTGGGCAGCGATATGACGGAGCGCGCCGCGCGCGCGGGAAAGGTGCACCTCATTCTTTTATCCTGCGACGCATCGGCAAATACAAAAAAGCTTGTTTACAATGTTGCAAAGACAAAAAATATAGAAGTGATAGAGCATTACGACATGGATACGTTGGGCGGCGCCTGCGGAAAGCCGCAGCTTTCCGTGATCGGAGTAAAAAACAAGGGGATAGCCCGACAGATCATTTTATTGTACGCAAAAACTGTTAAAGGGGGGACGCTTGATGACAGATCAGAAATACCGAGTTCATGAGGTAGGCAAGGATTTTAATGTTTCAAGCAAGGAAATAATGACTCTTTTAGAGTCCTTCGGGAGGCCGGTAAAAAATCATATGACGGCGCTGTCTGAAGACGACTTGAACCTTATTTTCGATTATTATACTCAGAAGAAGAAGGTGGAGAGTCTGGACGCATATTTTGCCTCCTTCCGCGATAAGAGCGCGGAAGAATCTGTGCAGACGCCGAAAAAGGACGCGCCCGA harbors:
- a CDS encoding leucine-rich repeat domain-containing protein, which produces MKKLIKLLGAVCFIAALSAAITASASAADLIDSGFCSWDYETGEWTTDVSWSLSYDGVLTISGSGDVRGYMDPGTWPWDAYHKDIRSVVIKQGVKSIGVIFMEPEGEDYYTGLTSVSLPASLDYDIADEASAGFRPFRGCPNLKEISINPMNRDFASVDGVVYDKGKTSLYLCPAGKESVSIPATVKSIHFYAFEGNDHLTSLTIPDSVETIYGRAFKDCTALESIKIGKGLKTFYNSPFENMPSLKSIAVDEGNTKFSSLDNVIYNKDKTAVIYCPETITTLRLPATLTQEPSIDNTNIERFEIDEANETFSVADGIVYSKDMKKIVRCPVKRKGEVAIPKGVTEIGESCFSECGEITAVLIPDSVNEIGYSAFENMSALESIVIPDGITKIGGWFGRCTSLKTITVPASVSQFGYAAFMWCDSLTDVYFLGDAEAWEALTEDLSPSADANLLNARVHFAADEIRDTPVGNIKLEKTDAGSCVTLTVDFYNGSAAAKACVALYDESGRMTDAALVTLPQNGAVTKTVKSASDVREAKVFVLDGAFLPLYEHSEAALTD
- a CDS encoding AbrB/MazE/SpoVT family DNA-binding domain-containing protein is translated as MKATGIVRRIDDLGRIVIPKEIRRTLRIREGDPLEIFTEKDGEVIFKKYSPIGELAPYALEYAETLARFLNCACAVCDRDNIVAAAGPAKRDIIDRRVSGALEEFMSQNRTYRRERTDERLPVCDASDKYCVAAAAPICTMGDVIGAVLMIASDDKETPDDTDHKVICAAAGFISRHMES
- a CDS encoding ribosome maturation factor RimP, with the translated sequence MAKTVEAWASPIAESLGLYVWDAEFKKEGADWFLRVYIDSNERGISTDDCEAVSRALEEILDREDPIEQAYFLEISSPGIERVLSRPGHFMKYIGHDVSVKLYSPINGRKAFTGTLLSYDDGTVTVRAGDEEISFDVSKAAQIKLDIIF
- the nusA gene encoding transcription termination/antitermination protein NusA, giving the protein MNSEFFDALDMLEKEKGIKKSYMLEKVHAALTSAFKRDFGSDNVVIVLDDEKKEVKMYASKEVVEEVENPSTQISVEDAQLIAKKYGVGDTVQIEIKPKNFGRIATGAAKQVIIQGIREAERSMVYDQFANNEHQVLTAVVNKIDPKNGNATIELKKTETLLLKSEQIPGEVLRENQRIKVYVIEVKRAAKGPVVAVSRTHPGLVKHLFELEVPEIYDGTVEIKSVSREAGSRTKIAVLSHDENVDPIGTCVGPKGTRVANIVDELGGEKIDIIKYSDNTDEYIASALAPAKVLSVGVDAEAKSCQVIVPDDQLSLAIGKEGQNARLAAKLTGWKIDIKPLSAIREKYKDELNF
- a CDS encoding YlxR family protein; the protein is MKTKKIPLRMCLGCGEMKPKRELIRVVKNKDGELFLDLTGKQNGRGAYICKNAECFAKAKKARRFEHKLEAAIPEEVYERLQRELSQE
- a CDS encoding ribosomal L7Ae/L30e/S12e/Gadd45 family protein; its protein translation is MSDKLIGFISIGMKAGAYTLGSDMTERAARAGKVHLILLSCDASANTKKLVYNVAKTKNIEVIEHYDMDTLGGACGKPQLSVIGVKNKGIARQIILLYAKTVKGGTLDDRSEIPSS